In Cydia strobilella chromosome 8, ilCydStro3.1, whole genome shotgun sequence, one DNA window encodes the following:
- the LOC134743466 gene encoding tubulin alpha-1A chain isoform X1 produces MRECISVHIGQAGVQIGNACWELYCLEHGIQPDGQMPSDKTLGGGDDSFNTFFSETGAGKHVPRAVFVDLEPTVVDEVRTGTYRQLFHPEQLITGKEDAANNYARGHYTIGKEIVDVVLDRLRKLADQCTGLQGFLVFHSFGGGTGSGFTSLLMERLSVDYGKKSKLEFSIYPAPQVSTAVVEPYNSILTTHTTLEHSDCAFMVDNEAIYDICRRNLDIERPTYTNLNRLIGQIVSSITASLRFDGALNVDLTEFQTNLVPYPRIHFPLATYAPVISAEKAYHEQLTVAEITNACFEPANQMVKCDPRHGKYMACCMLYRGDVVPKDVNAAIATIKTKRTIQFVDWCPTGFKVGINYQPPTVVPGGDLAKVQRAVCMLSNTTAIAEAWARLDHKFDLMYAKRAFVHWYVGEGMEEGEFSEAREDLAALEKDYEEVGVDSTEGELDEENEY; encoded by the exons AGGGAATGCATCTCAGTCCACATCGGCCAAGCCGGCGTCCAGATCGGTAACGCCTGCTGGGAACTGTACTGCCTCGAGCATGGCATCCAGCCGGACGGTCAGATGCCATCTGACAAGACCCTGGGCGGTGGAGATGACTCGTTTAACACCTTCTTCAGTGAAACCGGTGCTGGCAAGCATGTGCCGAGGGCTGTGTTTGTAGACTTGGAGCCCACTGTTGTTG ACGAAGTCCGCACCGGCACATACCGGCAGTTGTTTCATCCAGAACAGCTTATCACTGGCAAGGAGGATGCCGCCAACAACTACGCCAGAGGGCACTATACTATCGGCAAAGAAATAGTCGATGTTGTTCTAGACAGGCTCAGGAAGTTAGCTGACCAATGCACAGGTCTTCAG GGTTTCCTGGTGTTCCACTCGTTCGGTGGCGGCACCGGTTCCGGGTTCACCTCGCTGCTGATGGAGCGCCTGTCGGTCGACTACGGCAAGAAGTCCAAGCTGGAGTTCTCCATCTACCCTGCACCACAG GTGTCAACAGCAGTGGTCGAGCCGTACAACTCTATCCTGACCACGCACACCACTCTCGAGCACTCGGACTGCGCTTTCATGGTCGATAACGAGGCCATCTACGACATCTGCCGTCGAAACTTGGACATCGAGCGTCCTACGTACACCAACCTTAACAGGCTGATCGGACAG ATCGTATCCTCCATCACAGCCTCGCTTCGCTTCGACGGAGCGCTCAACGTGGACCTCACGGAGTTCCAGACCAACTTAGTGCCGTACCCGCGCATCCACTTCCCTCTCGCCACCTACGCTCCCGTTATCTCGGCGGAGAAGGCGTACCACGAACAGCTGACCGTTGCCGAGATTACTAACGCTTGCTTCGAGCCTGCCAACCAG ATGGTAAAATGCGACCCACGCCACGGCAAGTACATGGCGTGCTGCATGCTGTACAGGGGAGACGTGGTGCCGAAGGACGTGAACGCGGCCATCGCCACCATCAAGACTAAGAGGACCATCCAATTCGTGGACTGGTGCCCCACAGGGTTCAAG GTGGGCATCAACTACCAGCCGCCGACGGTAGTCCCTGGTGGTGACTTGGCCAAAGTGCAACGCGCTGTGTGCATGTTGTCTAACACTACCGCCATTGCCGAGGCTTGGGCCAG ACTGGACCACAAATTCGACCTAATGTACGCGAAGCGCGCCTTCGTGCACTGGTACGTGGGCGAGGGCATGGAGGAGGGCGAGTTCTCGGAGGCGCGCGAGGACCTCGCCGCGCTCGAGAAGGACTACGAGGAGGTCGGCGTCGACTCCACCGAGGGGGAGCTCGACGAGGAGAATGAGTATTAG
- the LOC134743466 gene encoding tubulin alpha-1 chain isoform X2 → MERLSVDYGKKSKLEFSIYPAPQVSTAVVEPYNSILTTHTTLEHSDCAFMVDNEAIYDICRRNLDIERPTYTNLNRLIGQIVSSITASLRFDGALNVDLTEFQTNLVPYPRIHFPLATYAPVISAEKAYHEQLTVAEITNACFEPANQMVKCDPRHGKYMACCMLYRGDVVPKDVNAAIATIKTKRTIQFVDWCPTGFKVGINYQPPTVVPGGDLAKVQRAVCMLSNTTAIAEAWARLDHKFDLMYAKRAFVHWYVGEGMEEGEFSEAREDLAALEKDYEEVGVDSTEGELDEENEY, encoded by the exons ATGGAGCGCCTGTCGGTCGACTACGGCAAGAAGTCCAAGCTGGAGTTCTCCATCTACCCTGCACCACAG GTGTCAACAGCAGTGGTCGAGCCGTACAACTCTATCCTGACCACGCACACCACTCTCGAGCACTCGGACTGCGCTTTCATGGTCGATAACGAGGCCATCTACGACATCTGCCGTCGAAACTTGGACATCGAGCGTCCTACGTACACCAACCTTAACAGGCTGATCGGACAG ATCGTATCCTCCATCACAGCCTCGCTTCGCTTCGACGGAGCGCTCAACGTGGACCTCACGGAGTTCCAGACCAACTTAGTGCCGTACCCGCGCATCCACTTCCCTCTCGCCACCTACGCTCCCGTTATCTCGGCGGAGAAGGCGTACCACGAACAGCTGACCGTTGCCGAGATTACTAACGCTTGCTTCGAGCCTGCCAACCAG ATGGTAAAATGCGACCCACGCCACGGCAAGTACATGGCGTGCTGCATGCTGTACAGGGGAGACGTGGTGCCGAAGGACGTGAACGCGGCCATCGCCACCATCAAGACTAAGAGGACCATCCAATTCGTGGACTGGTGCCCCACAGGGTTCAAG GTGGGCATCAACTACCAGCCGCCGACGGTAGTCCCTGGTGGTGACTTGGCCAAAGTGCAACGCGCTGTGTGCATGTTGTCTAACACTACCGCCATTGCCGAGGCTTGGGCCAG ACTGGACCACAAATTCGACCTAATGTACGCGAAGCGCGCCTTCGTGCACTGGTACGTGGGCGAGGGCATGGAGGAGGGCGAGTTCTCGGAGGCGCGCGAGGACCTCGCCGCGCTCGAGAAGGACTACGAGGAGGTCGGCGTCGACTCCACCGAGGGGGAGCTCGACGAGGAGAATGAGTATTAG
- the LOC134743444 gene encoding palmitoyltransferase ZDHHC6, whose product MFGSLRRILHWGPICVLGIIKLVTWTMVHLIGMWWPPQGSLGGAIHACLFLFLSGGTLYYFLQSLLEGPGYVPLGWRPANEKDTDKLQVCTICNGYKAPRSHHCSKCGRCILKMDHHCPWINCCVGHANHAYFTHFLTFAVLGCLQASIVLSICMYHALNRAWYVQSGTRAPRVLLTLPTLLLTLLAIGMCVGVVLAVGTLLFLQIRSILRNRTTIEDWILEKAVCRRQEAGLPAFVFPYDRGWKDNWHIVFKGHLYDGLTWPVKEGCGQYDLTREQLAQKADKRVRSRLYTAVADYSGRWVPLFSRPRAALAAPCTDEPRLPLQPGDVIRATRQRKHWLFGERVGESGAGRGPRGWFPRAAAVPTDLLKPHTD is encoded by the exons ATGTTTGGTTCCTTACGAAGAATTCTGCATTGGGGTCCCATTTGTGTTTTGG GTATAATAAAGCTAGTGACATGGACCATGGTGCACCTGATCGGCATGTGGTGGCCACCACAGGGCTCCCTCGGTGGCGCCATCCATGCTTGCTTGTTCCTGTTCCTGTCCGGAGGCACGCTGTATTACTTCCTGCAGTCTTTACTTGAGGGACCGGGATATGTGCCGTTGGGTTGGAGACCA gcaAATGAAAAGGACACGGACAAGCTGCAGGTCTGCACAATCTGCAATGGATACAAAGCTCCACGGTCACACCATTGTAGTAAAT GTGGGCGATGTATATTAAAAATGGACCACCATTGTCCATGGATCAACTGTTGCGTGGGTCACGCAAACCACGCATACTTCACACACTTCTTGACGTTCGCAGTGCTGGGTTGTCTCCAGGCATCCATT GTGCTGTCAATCTGCATGTACCACGCTTTAAACCGCGCATGGTACGTCCAGAGCGGCACACGCGCTCCCCGCGTGCTGCTGACGCTCCCGACGTTGTTGCTGACGCTACTTGCCATCGGCATGTGTGTCGGCGTCGTGCTTGCTGTCGGTACTCTGCTGTTCCTACAG ATTCGAAGCATCCTTCGCAACCGCACCACAATAGAAGACTGGATCCTAGAAAAAGCAGTCTGTCGTCGCCAGGAAGCCGGTCTGCCAGCCTTCGTGTTTCCATACGATCGGGGGTGGAAGGATAACTGGCATATCGTGTTTAAGGGGCATCTGTATGATGGATTGACGTGGCCTGTGAAGGAAGGTTGTGGGCAGTATGATCTTACG CGAGAACAACTAGCCCAAAAAGCGGACAAGCGCGTCCGCTCCCGCCTCTACACAGCCGTGGCCGACTATTCCGGCCGCTGGGTGCCTCTCTTCAGCAGGCCTAGGGCTGCGCTGGCGGCTCCTTGTACCGATGAGCCCCGTTTACCCTTGCAGCCGGGTGATGTCATTAGAGCTACGAGGCAGAGGAA ACACTGGTTGTTCGGCGAACGGGTAGGGGAGAGTGGGGCGGGTCGGGGCCCGCGGGGATGGTtcccgcgcgccgccgccgtgccCACCGACCTGCTCAAGCCTCATACAGACTAG